Genomic window (Trichomycterus rosablanca isolate fTriRos1 chromosome 27, fTriRos1.hap1, whole genome shotgun sequence):
attctgttcAAGGTTGCAGTAGGTCCTGTGCCACCTTGCAGCACTGGCtgcagggcagaaatacactATGGACTTGGTGCCTAACACATATGTTCACCGACACCCAGGGCCATTTAAAGTAGCTAGtccatcttctgcatgttttatatACATACTTACtgtcaaaaaatataaaaaatgtttcATACATTTAAAGGAAACAACAAAGTGTCTGGGCAGATgtatatttgcatttatttgcagTATTTAACTTCATATGCAAAATGTGACAATACCCTTATCATACTATAAagaaatttcattttattttagaatAGGTAACATTTAATGATCTTTGGTTGTTATATTTTATAGGAACATATTCAAAAAGGTAAGACATGAAAACCATCCACATAATAAATGTGCACATCATTTGCTGTCCTGTGCTAATATTTTGGTGATGGGTATCTGTATCTCCTTGTCCATTCCGGGCAAACATGCTCTCCTCCTTGCCGCAGTCTCAATGCTCTGCACCAGCTCCACATCCCACAAATGAGTGACGAAACTTATTACATGTCCACCACCTGAGCCTCCTGCCCGGCCCACGCgccctgatctgtgtatatagtcCGTATAAGACTCAGGGAAATCATAGTTCACCACCAGTCCCACTCTTTGTGTATCAAGTCCTCGGGAAGCGATATCTGTGCAGATCATAACATCAACATGACCTTTTTGGAAACTCTGAAAGATCCCTTCTCTCATGGAAGCTGGCATTTCTCCTTGAAGCCGGACATGACGCAAGCCCATTTCTTCCAGAGTGTATCCAAGCCAGTTTACAGTGGCGGCTGAATTGCAGAACACCAAGACGCCTTTGTGTTCACGCGCCGCTTCTTTTAGGGCTTGGTGAAGCTCCAGAACTTTTTCTGATCCTCGAACTTTAAGAAAGGTCTGCTTGACATGTGGCATCAGAAAATGCAAATTTTGGCTCCTAACTGTGACCAAAGTTCCTAGGTCAGTCACTTTACTAAGAAGCTCTCCAAGCCCTCCAGGAAAAGTGGCACCCACTACCACAAGTTGTGCTTTTTTGATAGGTCCAACCGTCTCTGATATATTGGCCGAAATCTGGGTTTGTGTGAGGATCTTCTCAAGCATGCCTACAAAGCTTGCATCAAACATTGTGTCAGCTTCGTCGACAACCATAAAATGCAGCTCACTGAGATCCACAAAGCGTCTCCACAATGCTTTCAGCAGAGCACCGGGGGTAGCTACCAGAATGTCAGGCTGGCCTTGAAGAAATGCTGCCTTGATGCTTGCGACTCCTCGTCCTCCTCCAATTACCTTAACTCTGAAGCCAAGTGGTTGGCTCATGGCCTTTGCTACGAAGGTAACCTGTTCTGCCAGCTCTCGAGATGGCACCAGGACCACAGCTCTGGTTTTCTGGTCAGATTTTAGCACATGTTCGGGGTCCATCTCCATATGTAGCTTGTGGATGATGGGCAGCATGTATGCAAGAGTTTTACCACTGCCGGTCTCGGCTGCGCACAAGACGTTGTGCCCTCTGAGCAGTCTAGGAATGGTCTGGAGCTGGACAGTGGTAGGATGAGTGATGTTGTGAGTCTGAAGAGTTGTGACCAGGTCAGCAATCAGATGAAGGCTGGCGAAGGTTCGTCTGTGGCCAGTGCCATCCTCGTTACTCTCTGATTTAGACTCAGAAAAGAATGGAGGGTCATTCTGGGTGCTGTTTATGGTAAAGTAGTCCCCAAATGATTTGTTATTCTTCCATCCCTTCGATGCAAGAACTGGTTCTTCAAATTTGCCCAGGGTATAGCTAACAGACTGGTTGAAAGTtgggttcttgcttttgatcaGCAGCCTGCCAGCCCTCACTGTGGGCACCTTTTCCAGGCTTTTGCGTTTGACTTGCTTTACATTGTTTATGCGGTCTTGTATTCGCCTCGGGATGCGGATTATCACAGGTTCTGTAGTTGCACTTGATATTCTTCGTGTACTGAAGCTCCAGATTTGCTTTACCAACTGCTTCGAACAAAGTACACTAAAGCCAACATTTACCACATGCATTATGACACGCGTACACGTTTTAATACGTTCAACAGTATTTATAGAtcacagttaaagtgcagaacAACACATCTTGCGTTGACAGTTCAGAAAGCATAAAAAAATACTCGTATTCGCCTTTCACACGTAGCAACACTGCCGTTCTCACGTGTACCGCCGGCTTGATCCCAAACAGTTTCTCCCTCAACCAGAGTACACTACACACGATTCCGAACACGTAACAATGAACACTAGGTAGTGCGCATATATAGTCCACATAGAGCTATTTGCCACACTTCCCGTCTGTGATTGTAGGCGCTGTTTTATGACTCGGTTCCACGCGCTAAAGTGGACGTGACAGAAATGTAAGTATAAAAGACCCAACCAAagtgtgaccaaaagtatttatttatagtgttgAAAAAGAACTTAAAGTTTTTAGACGCTTGTAATGAAAAATAAGACATGTGAAAATAAGAAATAGCAAATGTTCTGTAccgttataaaataataatttaaaataactagaaactaaaaaaaataactagaaaataaattacagggttggtttactaaactgttttgtatattagTATTTTAGttgtaaatgatttttattatatattttatattgttattatcatttcGGCAGTCAGTGAGTCGTTTCATTTGGATCAGCTAACCaaaaagaatcgactcttttGACTCTTTTCTCAAATAACTGGCTAGCACATTATTTCTTTAGATTGTAATGAATAACATACTGTACCTTcatgttgttctgtgtttggtgtaaaAACTTATTCAAATAAATGTATGAGTACAACAGTTAATTCTACCTATTCAGCTTCTTTTCTTCCATCCTTAAGGTCTTTTCCCTTTCCCCTTAAATTCCCCTTAAATCTGtatcaaaaaaatattttatacaaataataaaaccaataatatattaatatattaaatatacaaaATTAGATTTTGTACACATTTCTGGAATACTCTGGACAAGGCACCAGTAGAAATTGTTTCTTCTTTTAATTTCTTAATTTAAAAGATTAAGACTCATCAGTGCAGCATGTGAAAGCTGTTAAAATGAAACaatctagaaaaaaaaaaacacattgtaAAATCAGCAGCATTTTAACTGAAGTCAGAACAGAGAGAATTGATTATAAACACAGGTTCAGATGTTGAACATGCTTACCGGGTGGTTACATGTTTTGATTGCTGATGTCTGTGAGCTTGAAATAATAATGAGTTGAATGGAAATGCTCTTTGCATTTCCAGTCTTTGGATTGTTTCGGTGAGCATATTGTGCAGG
Coding sequences:
- the ddx28 gene encoding probable ATP-dependent RNA helicase DDX28, translating into MHVVNVGFSVLCSKQLVKQIWSFSTRRISSATTEPVIIRIPRRIQDRINNVKQVKRKSLEKVPTVRAGRLLIKSKNPTFNQSVSYTLGKFEEPVLASKGWKNNKSFGDYFTINSTQNDPPFFSESKSESNEDGTGHRRTFASLHLIADLVTTLQTHNITHPTTVQLQTIPRLLRGHNVLCAAETGSGKTLAYMLPIIHKLHMEMDPEHVLKSDQKTRAVVLVPSRELAEQVTFVAKAMSQPLGFRVKVIGGGRGVASIKAAFLQGQPDILVATPGALLKALWRRFVDLSELHFMVVDEADTMFDASFVGMLEKILTQTQISANISETVGPIKKAQLVVVGATFPGGLGELLSKVTDLGTLVTVRSQNLHFLMPHVKQTFLKVRGSEKVLELHQALKEAAREHKGVLVFCNSAATVNWLGYTLEEMGLRHVRLQGEMPASMREGIFQSFQKGHVDVMICTDIASRGLDTQRVGLVVNYDFPESYTDYIHRSGRVGRAGGSGGGHVISFVTHLWDVELVQSIETAARRRACLPGMDKEIQIPITKILAQDSK